Proteins from a single region of Sesamum indicum cultivar Zhongzhi No. 13 linkage group LG5, S_indicum_v1.0, whole genome shotgun sequence:
- the LOC105162897 gene encoding serine carboxypeptidase II-2, which yields MTTLNWVFNLSLIICVAKLHFISCRASFSPDPPNQQLLDRVLKLPGQNFNVSFAHYAGYVTVNKESGRALFYWFFEADEDPSSKPLVLWLNGGPGCSSIAYGLAEEIGPFHVEKDGKTLYLNPYSWNKVANILFLDSPVGVGFSYSNTSSDSLNNGDKRTATDNLEFLLQWFERFPQYRGSDFYITGESYAGHYVPQLSQAIVRHNSKNDQKIINLKGFMVGNALTDDFHDHLGVFQFLWSVGMISDQTFKQLNVLCDFQSFIHASERCEKALGNADEEIGDIDMYSIFTPPCTANFSRLSHPWKRNRKVGLLRRAYDPCTERHSTVYFNLPEVQNAIHVHSKNSPLKWETCSDAVNENWKDSPRSVLNVYRELLHSGIRIWIFSGDTDAVIPVTSTRYSIDALKLPTVSPWRAWYDDDGQVGGWTQEYEGLTFVTVRGAGHEVPLHKPKQALTLIKSYLSGNSMPKLELVSDL from the exons ATGACAACTTTGAATTGGGTTTTCAATCTTTCCCTCATCATCTGCGTTGCCAAGCTCCATTTCATCAGTTGCAGGGCAAGTTTTTCTCCAGACCCACCCAATCAGCAGCTGTTGGACAGAGTTTTGAAGCTTCCAGGCCAGAATTTCAATGTGAGCTTTGCGCACTACGCGGGCTATGTGACTGTCAACAAAGAATCTGGGAGAGCGTTGTTTTATTGGTTCTTTGAGGCTGATGAGGACCCTTCTTCCAAGCCTCTTGTTCTTTGGCTCAATGGAg GGCCAGGATGCTCATCTATTGCCTATGGACTTGCTGAGGAAATTGGGCCTTTCCATGTTGAAAAAGATGGAAAGACCCTTTATTTGAATCCATACTCTTGGAATAAAG TTGCAAATATATTGTTTCTGGACTCTCCAGTTGGCGTTGGGTTTTCGTATTCAAACACTTCTTCCGACTCACTGAACAATGGTGACAAACGGACAG CTACCGATAACCTAGAATTTTTGCTGCAATGGTTTGAACGTTTTCCACAGTACAGAGGAAGTGACTTCTACATTACGGGTGAAAGCTACGCCG GACACTATGTTCCTCAATTAAGCCAAGCCATTGTGAGGCACAACtcaaaaaatgaccaaaagaTAATCAATCTCAAGGGTTTCATG GTTGGAAACGCTCTAACTGATGATTTTCACGATCACTTGGGAGTCTTCCAGTTCCTGTGGTCTGTCGGTATGATTTCGGATCAGACCTTCAAGCAGTTGAACGTCTTATGTGACTTCCAGTCCTTCATACACGCCTCGGAACGCTGTGAGAAAGCTCTTGGCAATGCTGATGAAGAAATTGGAGACATTGATATGTACAGCATCTTTACTCCTCCCTGCACAGCTAATTTCAGTAGATTAAGCCATCCGTGGAAAAGAAACAGG AAAGTTGGTCTTCTCCGAAGAGCATATGATCCCTGCACGGAGCGGCACTCCACTGTCTACTTCAATCTTCCAGAGGTTCAAAATGCTATTCATGTTCATAGCAAAAACTCGCCATTGAAATGGGAAACTTGCAG TGACGCGGTGAATGAAAATTGGAAGGATTCTCCTAGGTCGGTTCTCAATGTCTACCGCGAGCTTTTACATTCGGGCATCCGAATATGGATCTTCAG TGGTGATACAGACGCTGTAATTCCAGTTACATCGACCCGTTACAGTATAGATGCTCTAAAGCTTCCAACAGTTAGTCCCTGGCGTGCTTGGtatgatgatgatggccaG gtAGGAGGATGGACACAAGAATATGAGGGGTTGACTTTTGTGACGGTGAGAGGAGCAGGCCATGAAGTTCCCTTGCACAAACCGAAGCAAGCGTTAACTCTAATCAAGTCGTATCTATCAGGAAACTCGATGCCAAAACTTGAACTAGTGAGTGATTTATAG